The genome window GAAATTACTCATTTTATGATAAAATAAGAGAAGAAGCGGCTTTGTCAGAAGGGGTGGATAGATATTCCATGTTTACATCAACATATACTGTTCGTTCTCACATCAAAAAGTGGAGTAAAATCGTACTTCCACATCGTTACTTAAGATATTATCCACCCGTTTTTACTCTTAGAAACCCTTTAGTTTCTGGGATAAAACGTGCGTTTAAGCAGGATGACCAAGTGGTAGTTATTGCCTTCAATTTAGCTAATTTACATGAATTGGCTGATTTATTAGGATACAAGCAAATAAATAAATGTAAGAATTCGATAAAAGTAATATTTAAAAAAGTTGTACAGGAGTTAGTACATCGAGATGATGTTATTGCTTTAAGCAATTTTAATAATGAAGATATAGGTCTTCTTCTAAAAGTAGATCCGAAAAAAACAAGTGTATCGGATATAGAAACCCTTGTCCATAAATTGAAAAAGACTGTTAATCGTCGTTTAGGGGAACAATATCCCCAATTAAAAATTATCTACCATACTGGCTACATGTTTATTGAAAAGAAGTATGAAGTAGAAGCATCTTTCCAAAAAGCATGGCAACTAGCCATTGCAATGGCTGAAAAAAGAGTAACTTCAGAATACAACGAAATGCTTTTTGACATTAATAAAATAATAGAAGAAAAAGGGTTATCATTATTAGCGCAACCTATTATTGATGTGTCAACAAATGAAATTCAAGCTTGGGAAATGCTTACACGTGGACCCAAAGGGACTTCCCTAGAAAACCCATTATCGTTATTTTCCGTGGCTAGACAAACTGGAAAGCTTTTTGAACTTGAAATGATTGTGCTTGAAAAAGCATTCAAACAAGTGGTAGATACAGGGTGTAGACAAAATATCTTTATTAATTTTACTCCTGTTACTTTAGGCAACCCGAGACTCATTCGTGAAGTGAATAAATTCTTAATAAAATACAGTGAAATTAATCCAAAGAGAATTATTCTTGAAATAACCGAGAGAGATTCAATTGAAGGTGAGACCTTTTTTACTGGAAATATTAAAAAACTTCGTGCCTTAGGATTTAGATTGGCAATTGATGATACTGGTGCTGGGTATGCAAGCTTGCACACCATTAGTGAAATTATGCCAGAGATTATTAAAATTGATCGTTCTGTTATTCAAAATATCGATACGAACAAAGTGAAAGAATCGATGCTTAAGGGACTGTTACTCATTGCAAAAGAAACCGGAGCCTTAGTGGTAGCTGAAGGTATTGAAAATGAGAGTGAAGCTGCAGTACTAACAAGAAACAAAGTTGATCTTGCACAAGGCTATTTTTATGCTCGGCCAGGAAATTTACTAGAGAAAATATCCTAGGCATTGAGTGACAGAGAAAGTGGAGGGTTTTTAAAGATATGTATTTTGTAGATAGGGAAAAAATTGAACAAACTTTACTATGTCTTGAAAGTCATTTAGACCTCTATCATCAACAGCCTGAATGGGTTAGTTCGATTGAAAGAAAAGCTCTTGAACGAATAACACATATTGTTATTGAAGCAATATTGGACGTAGGAAATTCAATGATTGACGGGTTTATCATGCGTGATCCAGGCAGTTATGAGGATATCATCGATATATTAGAGGATGAGAAGGTTGTTAATACTACACATGCTTCTCAATTAAAACAAGTCATTAAAATGAGAAAAAACATTGTTCAAGAGTATTTAGAAATCGATCATAGTGAGGTTTCACAGATTATTAAGGACAATGAGTCTGCTTTAAGCTCTTTTTCGGCTAATATTAGATCCTATTTAGAAAATGAGCTCGGTCCAGTTTCTGCCTTTAAAAACTAACCATAAGACATTAAATAACAACATCGGATTACAATAAGGTTATCATTTTGGAGGTAAGATACATGGTAAAACAATATAAAGGCTATTTAATTGATTTAGACGGCACAATGTACCGTGGTAAAGAACGAATTGAAGCAGCTAGTGACTTTGTTAAAGCACTAAAAGAAAAAGGAGTTCCATACCTTTTTGTTACGAATAATTCGTCAAAAATGCCATCTCAAGTTGCGACTATTCTTGAAGGCTTTGATATTCCAGTTACAGAGGAGCAAGTGTTCACGACAAGCCTTGCAACGGCAAACTATATTTATGAGCAAGATCAAAATGCCTCTGCATATGTAA of Cytobacillus luteolus contains these proteins:
- a CDS encoding DUF86 domain-containing protein, whose product is MYFVDREKIEQTLLCLESHLDLYHQQPEWVSSIERKALERITHIVIEAILDVGNSMIDGFIMRDPGSYEDIIDILEDEKVVNTTHASQLKQVIKMRKNIVQEYLEIDHSEVSQIIKDNESALSSFSANIRSYLENELGPVSAFKN
- a CDS encoding EAL domain-containing protein, translating into MFTSTYTVRSHIKKWSKIVLPHRYLRYYPPVFTLRNPLVSGIKRAFKQDDQVVVIAFNLANLHELADLLGYKQINKCKNSIKVIFKKVVQELVHRDDVIALSNFNNEDIGLLLKVDPKKTSVSDIETLVHKLKKTVNRRLGEQYPQLKIIYHTGYMFIEKKYEVEASFQKAWQLAIAMAEKRVTSEYNEMLFDINKIIEEKGLSLLAQPIIDVSTNEIQAWEMLTRGPKGTSLENPLSLFSVARQTGKLFELEMIVLEKAFKQVVDTGCRQNIFINFTPVTLGNPRLIREVNKFLIKYSEINPKRIILEITERDSIEGETFFTGNIKKLRALGFRLAIDDTGAGYASLHTISEIMPEIIKIDRSVIQNIDTNKVKESMLKGLLLIAKETGALVVAEGIENESEAAVLTRNKVDLAQGYFYARPGNLLEKIS